From Aspergillus chevalieri M1 DNA, chromosome 4, nearly complete sequence, a single genomic window includes:
- the GLO2 gene encoding hydroxyacylglutathione hydrolase (COG:T;~EggNog:ENOG410PJ9Y;~InterPro:IPR036866,IPR035680,IPR032282,IPR001279, IPR017782;~PFAM:PF16123,PF00753;~go_function: GO:0004416 - hydroxyacylglutathione hydrolase activity [Evidence IEA];~go_process: GO:0019243 - methylglyoxal catabolic process to D-lactate via S-lactoyl-glutathione [Evidence IEA]), with translation MTLTRTLIRPSIRFCQSRAQKTPQQTRKMHVHSIPMWTGKGNNYAYLVTDEPTKHSVIIDPANPPEVAPVLKSQIKNGTIDLTAIVNTHHHWDHAGGNNEILKQFGKLPVIGGKDSASVTTTPKHGETFKIGERITVKALHTPCHTQDSICYFMEDGDQRVVFTGDTLFIGGCGRFFEGNAQEMHKALNETLAALPDDTKVYPGHEYTKGNVKFCMAVSESEPIKKLQTFAAQNPQTQGKFTIGDEKLHNVFMRVNDPEIQKKTGKTNPVDVMAALREMKNAM, from the exons ATGACTTTGACGCGCACATTAATCAGACCGTCTATTCGATTCTGTCAATCACGAGCCCAAAAAACGCCACAACAGACCAGAAAAATGCACGTCCATTCGATTCCGATGT GGACCGGAAAGGGCAATAACTATGCCTATCTGGTGACTGACGAACCGACAAAACATTCTGTGATTATTGATCCTGCCAATCCACCAGA AGTTGCGCCGGTGTTGAAGTCGCAGATCAAAAACGGGACGATCGACCTTACTGCCATTGTGAACACTCATCA TCATTGGGATCATGCTGGCGGGAATAATGAAATT CTTAAGCAATTCGGTAAACTCCCTGTTATCGGAGGAAAGGATAGCGCATCCGTGACGACTACCCCTAAACATGGCGAGACGTTTAAGATCGGCGAGCGGATTACGGTCAAGGCTCTCCACACCCCCTGCCATACTCAGGATAGCATCTGTTACTTTATGGAGGATGGCGATCAGCGTGTGGTATTCACAGGTGATACCCTTTTTATTGGCG GATGCGGCCGTTTCTTCGAAGGAAATGCCCAGGAGATGCACAAGGCCTTGAACGAGACCCTCGCTGCGTTGCCAGATGATACTAAGGTCTAC CCCGGCCACGAATACACAAAAGGGAATGTCAAGTTCTGCATGGCCGTTTCGGAGTCCGAGCCAATAAAGAAGTTGCAGACGTTTGCGGCGCAGAATCCGCAGACGCAGGGCAAGTTCACCATTGGTGATGAAAAGTTGCACAATGTCTTCATGCGTGTCAAT GACCCCGAGATTCAGAAAAAGACTGGAAAGACGAACCCGGTGGATGTGATGGCGGCGTTGAGAGAGATGAAGAATGCTATGTAG